A single genomic interval of Nostoc commune NIES-4072 harbors:
- a CDS encoding MOSC domain-containing protein — protein sequence MKLISVNVGLPREVTWKGKPVRTGIFKESVNSRVMVRELNLDGDRQADLTVHGGVDKAVYVYPFEHYEYWQSELPDTELTLGIFGENFTVTGFKEEEINIGDRFKIGSAELMVTQPRLPCYKLGIRFGRSDMVKRFLASRRTGFYFRVLQEGEVVAGDTLELMSRDTNNISVADITQLYVRERSNPELLYRAAELEALPKSWRDYFQEQIRQRPSGGEKGKG from the coding sequence ATGAAGCTTATTTCTGTTAATGTTGGCTTGCCGCGTGAAGTGACCTGGAAAGGAAAACCCGTCCGCACTGGAATTTTCAAAGAGTCGGTCAATTCAAGAGTGATGGTGCGTGAACTCAATTTAGATGGCGATCGCCAAGCGGATCTCACCGTTCATGGTGGAGTTGACAAAGCCGTATATGTTTATCCGTTTGAACATTATGAGTATTGGCAAAGTGAATTGCCTGACACAGAGTTAACACTGGGAATCTTTGGTGAAAATTTCACAGTTACAGGATTTAAAGAAGAGGAAATTAATATTGGCGATCGCTTTAAAATCGGCAGTGCGGAACTAATGGTGACTCAACCGCGCTTACCTTGCTACAAACTAGGGATTCGCTTTGGGCGATCGGATATGGTGAAACGATTTCTCGCCAGTCGTCGCACCGGATTTTACTTTCGGGTTTTGCAAGAGGGCGAAGTGGTCGCTGGAGACACTTTAGAGTTGATGAGTCGAGATACCAACAATATTAGTGTTGCTGATATCACTCAGCTTTATGTTCGTGAGCGAAGCAATCCAGAGTTACTGTATCGTGCTGCTGAGCTGGAAGCGTTACCCAAAAGCTGGCGAGACTACTTTCAGGAGCAGATCCGTCAACGCCCTTCGGGCGGGGAAAAGGGTAAAGGTTAA
- a CDS encoding alpha/beta fold hydrolase produces the protein MTTYRTVSIDGLDIFYREAGSRNNPTILLLHGFPTSSHMFRNLIPALADKFHLVAPDYPGYGNSSMPSVNEFDYTFDRLAEIVEKFIAAIALKKYSLYVMDYGAPIGYLIAAKYPERVQSLIVQNGNAYEEGLREFWEPIKAYWQERSPENAQKLKYLVTLEATKWQYTNGVRNLEAISPDTWTIDQHFLDRPGNGEIQLALLYSYGTNPPLYPQWQEYFRQYQPPTLIVWGKNDYIFPANGAYPYQRDLKDVEFHLLDTGHFALEEDGDAIANYIDQFLTSRLQSVLT, from the coding sequence ATGACTACATATCGCACAGTTTCTATCGATGGTTTAGATATCTTTTACCGTGAAGCTGGTTCTCGTAATAATCCGACGATTCTGTTATTGCACGGCTTTCCAACTTCCTCTCACATGTTCCGCAATCTTATACCTGCCCTCGCTGATAAATTCCATCTCGTTGCTCCTGACTACCCTGGCTACGGCAACAGTTCGATGCCATCTGTAAATGAATTTGACTACACGTTTGATCGCTTGGCTGAGATTGTGGAGAAATTCATTGCTGCGATCGCTCTTAAAAAGTACAGCCTTTATGTAATGGATTATGGCGCACCGATTGGCTATCTGATTGCCGCTAAATATCCAGAGCGCGTGCAATCTCTGATTGTTCAAAATGGCAATGCTTACGAGGAAGGTCTGCGCGAATTTTGGGAACCAATTAAGGCATACTGGCAAGAGCGATCGCCTGAAAATGCCCAAAAGCTCAAATATCTTGTCACCCTGGAAGCGACGAAGTGGCAATATACCAACGGTGTTCGCAATCTAGAAGCGATCAGCCCCGATACCTGGACTATCGATCAACATTTCCTCGATCGCCCTGGTAACGGTGAGATTCAACTGGCACTGCTGTATAGCTATGGCACCAATCCACCGCTCTATCCCCAATGGCAAGAGTATTTCCGCCAGTATCAACCCCCTACCCTGATTGTTTGGGGCAAGAACGACTACATCTTTCCTGCTAACGGTGCTTATCCCTATCAGCGTGACTTGAAAGACGTTGAATTCCATCTACTTGATACCGGACATTTTGCTCTGGAAGAAGATGGGGATGCGATCGCAAACTATATCGATCAATTTCTAACATCACGACTGCAATCCGTTCTCACCTGA
- a CDS encoding WD40 repeat domain-containing protein, with protein sequence MRSKQITWKCSAALAISTLTILVGSSSCVSLLSSFRNASVATTSVATTQPLRSIQGNSTWVYAIAISPDGRTLASDSADRTVKLWQMPTGKLLHSLIGHDGVVWSVAFSPDGKRLASGSNDNTIKLWGLPEGKLLENLIGHERGVRQALASKGTKWYYITGARNLENLSPDTWTLDQALLDRPGNVDIQLALNQLSVISYQLSGVWWGI encoded by the coding sequence ATGAGATCGAAACAAATTACCTGGAAATGTTCAGCAGCATTGGCAATCAGCACCCTAACGATCTTGGTTGGTAGTAGCAGTTGTGTTAGCCTATTGTCTTCCTTCCGAAACGCTAGTGTTGCTACTACCTCTGTTGCAACCACTCAACCCTTACGTTCTATCCAAGGAAATTCAACTTGGGTTTACGCGATCGCAATCAGCCCTGATGGACGGACTTTAGCGAGTGACAGTGCTGATAGGACAGTCAAACTCTGGCAAATGCCCACTGGTAAATTGTTGCACTCCCTAATTGGACATGATGGAGTTGTGTGGTCAGTGGCTTTCAGTCCCGATGGCAAGAGATTAGCTAGTGGTAGCAATGATAACACTATCAAGTTATGGGGGTTGCCTGAAGGCAAACTCTTGGAGAATTTGATCGGGCATGAGCGAGGCGTGCGACAGGCTCTGGCAAGCAAGGGCACGAAATGGTATTACATTACTGGAGCCAGAAATCTAGAAAACCTCAGTCCCGATACCTGGACTCTGGATCAAGCACTCCTCGATCGCCCTGGCAATGTAGATATTCAATTGGCATTAAATCAGTTATCAGTTATCAGTTATCAGTTATCAGGCGTATGGTGGGGGATTTAG
- a CDS encoding alpha/beta fold hydrolase, with protein sequence MLKYDYQSNVRLYPQWQAYLRQHQPPTLIVWGKNDQGFLVEGAYAYKRDLKNLEFHLFDTGHFALEEDGDAIADHIRRFLTTHVVENTKLNTSNK encoded by the coding sequence CTGTTAAAATACGACTACCAGTCCAATGTGCGGTTATATCCACAATGGCAAGCTTACTTGCGCCAACATCAACCACCGACGCTAATTGTATGGGGCAAAAATGACCAGGGCTTTTTAGTCGAGGGAGCTTATGCCTACAAACGCGATTTAAAAAACTTAGAGTTTCATTTGTTTGATACAGGGCACTTTGCTCTGGAAGAAGATGGAGACGCGATCGCAGACCATATTCGTCGCTTTCTCACCACTCACGTTGTAGAGAATACCAAGCTAAACACTAGTAATAAATAG
- a CDS encoding alpha/beta hydrolase — translation MVAQANSQAAKILEVADDPRLSKGTKEFLKVLNSGGVALEKLTALVARQVLVDAQASVPVDLSGIEESEKTITADGYSITLNIVRPEGVKGTLPVFIFIHGGGWVLGDYPTHKRMVRDLVVLSGFAGVFVNYTRTPDAQYPQAINEIYAATKWVAEHGEEIGVDGKNLAVVGNSVGGNMTTVTALKAKEKGRPHIKLQILMWPIVDADFETNSYHEFGDQRFLTVPTMKWMYDMYIADPEKRKDIYASPLQATVEQLKGLPPALIVVAESDILHDEGTAYGRKLDEAGVEVTTVQYNGMIHDFGLLNGLAELPETRSLFVQAAAQLKKYLQ, via the coding sequence ATGGTTGCTCAAGCAAACTCCCAAGCAGCAAAAATTCTCGAAGTTGCCGACGATCCACGTCTTTCCAAAGGAACGAAGGAATTTTTGAAAGTGCTGAATTCAGGGGGTGTGGCGCTGGAGAAACTCACAGCGCTCGTTGCACGTCAAGTTCTTGTAGATGCACAGGCTTCCGTTCCAGTAGACCTTTCAGGCATTGAAGAGTCTGAAAAAACGATTACTGCTGACGGTTATTCAATTACCCTTAATATTGTACGACCTGAAGGGGTCAAAGGCACATTGCCTGTTTTCATCTTTATTCATGGTGGTGGTTGGGTGCTGGGTGATTACCCAACACACAAGCGCATGGTTCGCGATCTAGTTGTGCTTTCAGGGTTTGCAGGTGTCTTTGTTAACTATACTCGCACGCCAGATGCTCAGTACCCACAGGCAATCAATGAGATTTATGCTGCGACCAAATGGGTTGCCGAGCATGGCGAGGAGATTGGCGTGGATGGCAAGAATTTGGCAGTCGTTGGCAACAGTGTCGGCGGTAACATGACAACTGTTACTGCTTTGAAGGCGAAAGAAAAAGGAAGGCCACACATCAAACTGCAAATCCTGATGTGGCCCATTGTAGATGCGGATTTTGAAACGAATTCTTATCACGAATTTGGCGATCAGCGTTTTCTGACTGTACCAACGATGAAGTGGATGTATGACATGTACATCGCTGACCCAGAAAAGCGCAAAGACATCTATGCTTCTCCTTTACAAGCGACGGTTGAGCAACTCAAAGGCTTGCCCCCGGCGTTAATTGTGGTTGCAGAGAGCGATATCTTGCATGACGAGGGCACAGCCTATGGACGCAAGCTCGATGAAGCTGGGGTCGAGGTAACAACTGTGCAGTACAACGGTATGATTCATGACTTCGGACTACTGAATGGTTTAGCCGAGTTGCCAGAAACCCGTTCTCTATTTGTTCAAGCTGCTGCCCAATTGAAGAAATATCTGCAATAG
- a CDS encoding nuclear transport factor 2 family protein, protein MNNPENSRLPLPPFDNESAIQKVRIAEDAWNTRNPELVSLAYTSDSIWRNRSEFLSGREAIVEFLTRKWLKELDYRLIKELWAFQDNRIAVRFAYEWHDDSGQTDGLLKAIVDADTGRILGCSLLCHEAGEVISTVQMVMQAQMPYTILRDGILTHPTMTEGLNILFSKL, encoded by the coding sequence ATGAACAACCCTGAAAATTCTCGACTACCCCTGCCGCCTTTTGATAATGAATCCGCTATCCAAAAAGTCCGAATCGCAGAGGATGCTTGGAACACACGTAACCCTGAACTAGTATCACTGGCTTACACGTCGGATAGCATTTGGCGCAACCGCTCAGAATTTCTATCTGGTCGTGAGGCGATCGTTGAGTTCTTAACACGTAAATGGCTTAAAGAATTGGACTACCGTCTAATCAAAGAGCTTTGGGCTTTTCAAGACAACCGCATTGCTGTCCGATTTGCTTACGAATGGCATGATGATTCCGGTCAAACTGATGGACTTCTGAAGGCGATCGTGGATGCAGATACAGGTCGTATTCTAGGGTGTTCCTTGTTGTGTCATGAAGCAGGTGAAGTGATTTCAACGGTGCAGATGGTGATGCAAGCTCAGATGCCCTACACAATTCTGCGCGATGGTATTTTAACTCATCCCACGATGACCGAAGGGTTAAATATATTGTTTTCCAAGTTGTAA
- a CDS encoding NAD-binding protein, with product MISKTSKISIIGAGNVGADVANALVLLGKCVRVVLFDRTLSKAEGQDAQLTRKIAHGSRP from the coding sequence ATGATTAGTAAAACATCTAAAATCAGTATTATTGGTGCAGGTAATGTAGGTGCAGACGTTGCAAACGCTTTAGTCCTACTCGGTAAATGTGTCAGGGTCGTCCTTTTTGATCGAACCTTATCAAAAGCTGAGGGGCAAGATGCACAGTTAACTCGTAAAATAGCGCATGGCTCACGACCTTAA
- a CDS encoding exopolysaccharide biosynthesis protein yields the protein MNTQILLVQNPETSDNALRMSEVLQRFLEKHQGDEVRLRDLFNEMENRAFASTLLICALPEALPLPIAGISALVAMPLMLVSGQLVLGFQKPWLPDWVLDQPFKQEYSQQIISGVIPFLEKLECFFEPRWSLFTSPEAERCVGVILLSLGLIIALPIPFGNMLPAIIIVLICLGLIEKDGLIIAISSIVAGITPALLLLIL from the coding sequence TTGAATACACAAATACTCTTGGTTCAAAACCCTGAAACTTCTGACAACGCTCTGCGAATGTCTGAAGTGTTGCAACGATTTCTGGAAAAGCATCAAGGTGATGAGGTACGCCTACGGGATTTGTTTAACGAGATGGAGAATCGGGCGTTTGCTTCAACACTGCTGATCTGCGCTTTGCCTGAAGCCCTACCTCTGCCAATTGCGGGAATTTCTGCCCTCGTTGCCATGCCTTTAATGCTGGTTTCAGGTCAGTTAGTACTCGGATTCCAGAAGCCCTGGCTGCCCGACTGGGTACTAGATCAGCCCTTCAAACAAGAATACTCTCAGCAAATTATTTCTGGGGTCATACCCTTTCTAGAAAAGCTGGAATGTTTTTTTGAACCTCGATGGTCGTTGTTTACCAGCCCGGAAGCTGAACGATGTGTTGGCGTGATTTTGTTATCACTTGGCTTGATCATTGCCTTGCCAATTCCTTTTGGTAATATGCTTCCAGCAATCATCATCGTTTTGATCTGTCTTGGCTTGATTGAAAAAGACGGGCTAATAATTGCAATTAGTAGTATAGTTGCTGGCATCACTCCAGCACTTCTATTGTTAATCCTGTAA
- a CDS encoding diacylglycerol kinase produces MINLSIMSNKFRTSGFHPIRKLKVILSGLQIAVATEFSVAYKLILSMLVLGISFLLRQWIDLTLIVLATGLMLIAELFNSAIEGLCDFLQERQDERIRIIKDISAAAVGISILIWAVTLILQGSHLWSLLYISPSNN; encoded by the coding sequence ATGATCAATCTATCAATTATGTCTAACAAGTTTCGTACATCTGGTTTTCATCCTATCCGAAAGCTGAAAGTAATCTTATCAGGTCTCCAGATAGCTGTAGCCACTGAGTTTAGTGTTGCCTACAAACTAATTTTATCTATGTTAGTCTTAGGTATTTCTTTTCTTCTTCGACAGTGGATTGATCTGACTTTGATTGTTTTAGCAACAGGATTAATGTTGATAGCTGAATTGTTTAATAGCGCAATTGAAGGTTTATGTGATTTTTTGCAAGAACGGCAAGATGAGCGGATTCGTATAATTAAAGATATTTCTGCTGCGGCTGTTGGTATCAGTATTTTAATATGGGCAGTAACTTTAATCCTCCAGGGTAGTCATCTCTGGTCGTTATTATATATTTCACCCTCAAATAATTAA
- a CDS encoding RNA-guided endonuclease InsQ/TnpB family protein: MSRRSKATKKKGSRARRKLAKREAREHQRIARARKDHAFKTAHALVRTGKKVFVHEDLNLKALSKRNKAKQDEDGSYLPNGQSAKSGLNKSWNDAAFGNFFKVLEYIAGKAGARTIAAKPAYTSQLLAYRDEFIFTDCNIREYWDEKELLIVDRDINASINIKRVGLGLFPTIKRPRGNLVVTESTTNSTSKEVLETLKMCQKPTSTRQGDVGSSLNISIKPRSSDTLLSYLIGISGLETQAQ; encoded by the coding sequence TTGTCTAGAAGATCCAAAGCTACTAAAAAGAAGGGTAGTAGAGCAAGACGTAAACTAGCAAAGCGTGAAGCAAGAGAACATCAGCGTATAGCTAGAGCAAGAAAAGACCACGCTTTTAAAACTGCCCATGCTCTTGTCAGAACTGGTAAAAAGGTTTTTGTACATGAAGACCTTAATCTCAAAGCTTTATCAAAACGCAATAAGGCAAAACAGGATGAGGATGGCAGTTATCTCCCCAATGGTCAATCAGCTAAGTCTGGGTTGAATAAATCCTGGAATGATGCTGCTTTCGGTAACTTTTTCAAAGTCCTAGAATACATAGCTGGAAAAGCTGGGGCTAGGACAATAGCGGCAAAACCTGCGTATACATCTCAACTACTCGCATATCGTGATGAATTTATATTCACTGATTGCAATATCCGTGAGTATTGGGATGAAAAAGAATTGCTGATTGTTGATCGAGACATTAATGCCTCGATCAACATAAAGCGTGTTGGGCTGGGACTGTTCCCAACAATAAAACGCCCTAGAGGGAATCTGGTAGTAACTGAATCTACTACTAATAGTACCTCGAAGGAAGTTCTGGAAACATTAAAAATGTGCCAGAAGCCTACATCGACCCGTCAGGGCGATGTAGGTAGTTCACTCAACATCTCAATCAAACCCCGGTCATCAGATACACTCCTTAGCTATCTAATTGGTATTTCAGGGCTTGAGACTCAAGCACAGTAA
- a CDS encoding RNA-guided endonuclease InsQ/TnpB family protein, translated as MLLNYQYRAYPNTNQKLELNYWLRVCRYWYNKQLGDRFDWWENNRNSINACPLICPLPQLRDNPNFYSQKKQLPFIKEDLTKVVHSGELLDFSRIPSQTLQDVCKRVDLAFGRFIKGDGNGNRSGKPRFKNVARYRTMKIEGQAITIERVEKNWLFVSFSKLKGRVKVRLHRPLPKGFALKNALLTLKSDGWYLTLCLEDPKLLKRRVVEQDVN; from the coding sequence ATGTTGCTTAATTACCAGTATCGAGCCTACCCAAATACCAATCAAAAACTAGAACTCAATTATTGGTTGCGAGTCTGCCGATACTGGTACAACAAGCAACTAGGAGATAGATTTGATTGGTGGGAAAATAACCGTAATAGTATTAACGCTTGTCCGTTAATCTGTCCATTACCTCAGTTAAGGGATAATCCTAATTTTTACTCTCAGAAAAAGCAATTGCCTTTTATCAAAGAAGATTTGACGAAAGTTGTTCATTCTGGTGAGTTACTAGATTTTTCTCGCATACCCTCCCAAACATTGCAAGATGTTTGCAAACGGGTAGACTTGGCTTTTGGGCGTTTTATTAAGGGCGATGGTAACGGTAATCGTAGTGGCAAACCACGATTCAAAAACGTTGCTCGTTACCGCACCATGAAGATAGAAGGGCAAGCTATAACTATAGAGCGTGTAGAGAAAAACTGGTTATTTGTATCTTTCTCTAAACTCAAAGGTCGGGTAAAAGTGCGTTTGCACCGACCATTGCCTAAAGGATTTGCTCTTAAAAATGCGCTGCTAACTTTAAAGTCTGATGGGTGGTATTTAACTCTTTGTCTAGAAGATCCAAAGCTACTAAAAAGAAGGGTAGTAGAGCAAGACGTAAACTAG
- a CDS encoding HMA2 domain-containing protein — MTTQLQKINYQIVHAVAGRIRINVPRLKEDANYANKLQQAIMSLNEVTDVRVNSVNASIIVKYNSNGSENKTIHRKLGSCIQKADSIKAEVSFSSESLESVVEESEKHNLLKAAPPSIEQPKNGISKVISKSLGIQMPEESLAEIDQFPFNVDLARKVFEIGIPAPYILQPLNAQLDKFEAENEKNTDLQQIKVNLEAFFQEGGFLIKGKANGQFRETLIMNPITNKKYYSPWISITAVGLAELEVKIVDETINVSLSKLSASGASGKWYKKLVKYAFEYILKSQVIDIINDALSKINGVKIQQLFFNLKGDEKLRKSTQELGLTAEKIDELLELVEVNARVSSDHLWLYVQL, encoded by the coding sequence ATGACAACTCAATTACAAAAAATTAATTATCAAATTGTTCATGCAGTTGCTGGACGGATTCGCATTAATGTTCCTCGTCTTAAAGAAGATGCTAACTACGCCAATAAGTTACAGCAAGCTATAATGTCTCTCAACGAAGTGACAGATGTACGTGTTAATTCTGTTAACGCTTCAATAATTGTTAAGTATAATTCCAATGGTAGTGAGAATAAAACCATACATAGAAAACTCGGAAGCTGTATTCAGAAAGCTGATAGTATAAAAGCAGAAGTGTCATTTTCCTCTGAGTCTCTTGAATCCGTAGTAGAAGAAAGCGAGAAACATAACCTCCTCAAAGCAGCTCCTCCTAGTATTGAGCAACCTAAAAATGGTATTTCTAAAGTAATAAGTAAGTCTTTGGGAATCCAGATGCCCGAAGAATCGTTAGCAGAAATTGATCAATTTCCCTTTAATGTTGATCTAGCAAGGAAAGTATTTGAGATTGGGATTCCTGCACCATACATACTACAACCCCTAAATGCTCAACTCGACAAGTTTGAAGCAGAAAACGAGAAAAACACAGATTTGCAGCAGATCAAAGTTAATCTTGAAGCCTTTTTTCAAGAGGGAGGATTTTTAATTAAAGGTAAAGCCAATGGTCAATTCAGAGAAACTTTAATTATGAATCCTATCACTAATAAAAAATATTATAGCCCGTGGATTTCAATTACTGCTGTCGGTTTAGCAGAACTTGAGGTAAAGATAGTAGATGAAACAATCAATGTTAGTCTCTCTAAACTAAGCGCCTCTGGTGCTTCTGGTAAGTGGTATAAAAAATTAGTTAAATATGCTTTTGAGTATATTTTAAAAAGTCAAGTAATAGATATCATTAACGATGCTTTATCTAAAATTAATGGTGTAAAAATTCAGCAACTTTTCTTTAATTTAAAAGGAGATGAAAAGTTACGTAAATCAACTCAAGAGCTAGGTTTAACTGCTGAAAAAATAGATGAGTTATTGGAATTAGTTGAGGTAAACGCCAGAGTATCTTCTGATCATTTATGGCTATATGTTCAGCTTTAA
- a CDS encoding DNA topology modulation protein produces the protein MKKILIIGSGGAGKSTLARELGTILGLEVIHLDAWYWNPGWVETPKAEWQSIVQDLTLRESWIMDGNYGGTLDVRLSVADTVIFLDFPRILCLARIIKRRFMYAGQSRPDMGSECPERLNWEFIKYVWSYPINRRPEIIKKLSQLTPNQQVIILCKPTEVRNFLQKVSHY, from the coding sequence GTGAAGAAAATCTTAATTATTGGTTCTGGGGGTGCTGGTAAATCTACCTTAGCCCGCGAACTGGGAACCATCTTAGGCTTAGAAGTGATTCACTTGGATGCTTGGTATTGGAATCCTGGCTGGGTTGAGACTCCAAAAGCTGAATGGCAAAGCATAGTCCAAGACCTAACCCTACGAGAATCTTGGATTATGGATGGTAACTATGGCGGTACTCTTGACGTTCGTTTATCGGTTGCAGATACGGTCATTTTTTTGGATTTTCCCCGGATTTTGTGTTTGGCACGAATCATTAAACGTCGCTTCATGTATGCTGGACAATCCAGACCTGATATGGGATCAGAGTGTCCTGAAAGATTGAACTGGGAATTTATCAAATATGTATGGTCATACCCAATTAATCGTCGTCCTGAAATTATCAAAAAGCTTAGTCAATTAACACCAAACCAGCAAGTTATTATTCTTTGCAAACCAACAGAAGTCAGAAATTTTTTACAAAAAGTTTCCCACTATTAA
- the gatB gene encoding Asp-tRNA(Asn)/Glu-tRNA(Gln) amidotransferase subunit GatB yields MTTATTVKTEYEAIIGLETHCQLSTNTKIFSNSSTAFGADPNTNIDPVCMGLPGVLPVLNEKVLEYAVKTGLALNCQIARYSKFDRKQYFYPDLPKNYQISQYDLPIAEHGWLEIELVDAEGNPIRKRIGITRLHMEEDAGKLVHAGSVGEASRNETRLSGSSYSLVDYNRAGVPLVEIVSEPDLRSGLEAAEYAEELRRIVRYLGVSDGNMQEGSLRCDVNISVRPVGRKEFGTKVEIKNMNSFSAIQRAIDYEIERQIAAIEAGASIIQETRLWEEGAQRTSSMRVKEGSSDYRYFPEPDLAPIEVTDEQLEQWRSELPELPAHKRHHYESELGLSAYDTRVLTEDRSIAEYFETAIASGANPKAAANWITQDITAHLNKQKLSITQIALTPTNLADIITRIETGKISNAQAKEKLPDLLTGISPEKAFAGQELITDPSVLQPIVDEVIAANPKEVEKYRNGNTNLKGFFVGQVLKKTGKRADPKLTNELVEKKLNA; encoded by the coding sequence ATGACCACTGCTACAACCGTAAAAACTGAGTATGAAGCGATTATTGGTCTAGAAACCCATTGTCAGCTGAGTACAAATACCAAGATTTTCTCTAATAGCTCTACAGCATTTGGTGCTGACCCAAATACTAACATTGACCCGGTTTGTATGGGTTTACCCGGAGTCTTACCTGTACTCAATGAAAAAGTATTAGAATACGCCGTCAAGACTGGTTTGGCGCTGAATTGTCAAATCGCTAGATATAGTAAATTTGACCGGAAACAGTATTTTTATCCTGACTTACCCAAAAATTACCAAATTTCTCAATATGACCTACCGATCGCAGAACATGGTTGGTTAGAAATTGAGTTGGTAGATGCTGAAGGGAATCCTATTCGTAAACGCATTGGCATCACACGTCTGCACATGGAAGAAGATGCTGGAAAATTGGTACACGCAGGTAGCGTTGGCGAAGCCTCTCGGAACGAGACTCGCCTTTCTGGTTCTTCCTATTCTTTGGTAGATTATAATCGTGCAGGTGTACCGTTAGTAGAAATTGTCTCGGAACCTGATTTGCGTTCTGGATTAGAAGCTGCTGAATATGCTGAAGAGTTGCGCCGGATTGTCCGGTATCTCGGCGTGAGTGACGGTAATATGCAAGAAGGATCTCTACGCTGCGATGTCAACATTTCTGTGCGTCCAGTGGGACGAAAGGAATTTGGCACTAAAGTAGAAATTAAAAACATGAACTCGTTCAGCGCCATCCAACGGGCGATTGACTACGAAATTGAACGTCAAATCGCCGCCATCGAAGCAGGCGCGAGCATCATTCAAGAAACTCGGTTGTGGGAAGAAGGCGCTCAACGCACAAGTAGTATGCGGGTGAAGGAAGGTTCTAGCGATTACCGTTACTTCCCCGAACCAGATTTAGCACCAATTGAGGTGACAGATGAACAATTAGAGCAATGGCGTAGCGAACTACCAGAATTACCAGCCCACAAACGCCATCATTATGAAAGTGAGTTGGGGCTTTCGGCTTACGATACGCGAGTGCTGACAGAAGATCGTTCCATAGCGGAATATTTTGAAACTGCGATCGCATCTGGAGCAAATCCCAAAGCTGCTGCAAACTGGATTACTCAAGATATCACCGCCCATCTCAATAAGCAAAAACTCAGTATTACTCAAATCGCCCTAACTCCCACAAATCTAGCTGATATCATCACTCGGATTGAAACGGGCAAAATTAGCAATGCTCAAGCTAAAGAAAAGTTGCCAGATTTGCTCACTGGTATTTCTCCTGAAAAAGCCTTTGCAGGTCAAGAGTTAATCACCGATCCTAGTGTATTACAACCCATCGTTGATGAAGTTATAGCTGCCAATCCCAAAGAAGTAGAAAAGTATCGCAACGGTAACACCAACCTCAAAGGCTTCTTTGTCGGACAAGTTCTGAAAAAGACAGGTAAACGTGCCGATCCTAAGCTGACTAACGAATTGGTAGAGAAAAAACTGAACGCCTAG